Proteins from one Microbacterium proteolyticum genomic window:
- a CDS encoding NosD domain-containing protein: protein MALADKENSPMPPRNNRYDVTEWPHGDAAQDIGAVINDILRDVKERQQGADVEDGGRPGAVIQIPPGDYRLRTQVVIDLSFVRIEGAGHGFTSSSIRFNVPESEWAGLHELWPGGSRVMVDLVNMQSDDEASGAAFLVARTGSPRISSVEFSGFCIDGLHFTAPGPDDNVENSYVNGKTGIFVRDANDSFRVNGMGFVYLENALTIYNADALSIHDNFIAECGSCVELRGWGQASKITDNLIGAGFAGHSIYAENHGGLLITANNVFPRGSSSVSLHAVTRSSVTNNRLHSFYPGMVVLAAGSSENLVASNHFLRDHEPWTPFLGVEGRYDDAFGLVNVDGAGNSIIGNHFSEVVAASRVRPDGAAPVIVRLAAGRGNRVSDNHVVASDVDPGSQDSAFEAQVEALLSTAEARPLAVVAVRVDAASTGNTILDSGTEDEVDADLTVNAVRFTPAVRTSHSTVPGQKMVRT, encoded by the coding sequence ATGGCACTCGCAGATAAGGAGAACTCGCCGATGCCTCCGCGCAACAACCGCTACGACGTGACCGAATGGCCCCATGGCGACGCCGCTCAGGACATCGGCGCGGTGATCAACGACATCCTGCGCGACGTCAAGGAGCGCCAGCAGGGGGCCGACGTCGAGGACGGCGGTCGTCCCGGAGCCGTCATCCAGATCCCGCCGGGCGACTACCGCCTGCGAACGCAGGTGGTCATCGACCTCAGCTTCGTGCGCATCGAGGGGGCGGGGCACGGGTTCACGTCCTCCAGCATCCGGTTCAACGTCCCCGAGTCCGAGTGGGCGGGGTTGCACGAGCTGTGGCCGGGCGGAAGCCGGGTCATGGTCGATCTCGTGAACATGCAGTCGGACGACGAGGCATCCGGAGCCGCGTTCCTCGTGGCGCGCACGGGCAGCCCGCGGATCAGCTCGGTGGAGTTCAGCGGTTTCTGCATCGACGGTCTGCATTTCACCGCTCCCGGACCCGACGACAATGTGGAGAACTCCTACGTCAACGGCAAGACCGGGATCTTCGTCCGGGATGCCAACGACTCCTTCCGCGTGAACGGGATGGGGTTCGTGTACCTCGAGAACGCGCTCACCATCTACAACGCCGACGCGCTGTCGATCCACGACAACTTCATCGCCGAGTGCGGGAGCTGCGTGGAGCTGCGCGGGTGGGGGCAGGCGTCGAAGATCACCGACAACCTCATCGGCGCGGGGTTCGCGGGCCATTCCATCTACGCCGAGAATCACGGCGGTCTGCTCATCACCGCCAACAACGTCTTCCCGCGCGGGTCCAGCAGCGTCTCGCTCCACGCGGTGACACGGTCGAGCGTCACGAACAACCGCTTGCACTCGTTCTACCCCGGCATGGTGGTCCTGGCGGCCGGCAGTTCCGAGAACCTCGTGGCATCCAATCACTTCCTGCGCGACCACGAGCCCTGGACCCCGTTCCTCGGGGTGGAGGGACGCTACGACGACGCGTTCGGCCTCGTGAACGTCGACGGTGCCGGCAACTCGATCATCGGCAACCACTTCTCCGAGGTCGTCGCAGCGTCACGGGTCCGGCCGGACGGTGCGGCGCCCGTGATCGTCCGACTGGCCGCGGGCCGCGGCAACCGGGTGTCCGACAATCACGTCGTTGCCTCCGACGTCGACCCGGGCTCACAGGATTCGGCATTCGAGGCGCAGGTCGAGGCGTTGCTGTCGACCGCGGAGGCACGGCCGCTCGCGGTGGTCGCGGTGCGCGTGGACGCGGCATCCACCGGCAACACGATCCTCGACTCCGGGACCGAGGACGAAGTGGACGCCGACCTCACGGTCAATGCGGTCCGCTTCACACCCGCCGTCCGGACGTCGCACAGCACCGTGCCGGGGCAGAAGATGGTACGAACGTGA